A region of the Rhizobium binae genome:
GCGGGCCACGCCCGCGTAGGAGAGCGGCGTCAGCGGCCTGCCGATGACGGCGCCGGCCGGCGTGGCAAAGCCGATCGGCAATGGGAGGGATACCTGCTCCTCGATGTGAAAGCCGGTGATTGTCAGAACGCCGGCCAGACCGAGGGCGAAGAACAGCTTCCTATAGGTCATTTTACCTCTCCCGTACTGGCAGCCTCAGGCAGTTCATCAAGAGATTGCAGTTCACTGAGATCGACCGTCTTTGCGCTGGCTGGAAGCTCGATCGTGTAGGAAACGGCCGCGACATCCGCACCGCTTTTGAAGTCGCTGATTTGGATCGTGTATTGCGGCGCCTGGACGACGTGCTTACTGGTGATGACGTAACGGCGGGGTATCGGTTGCGGGCCGCTCTGTATCCAGATCTGCCAGTCGATCTCAGGCGTTCGGAAGGCCAGATATTCGCATTCGACCCCATCCACGAAAGCGCTGGAAATATGCTTGGCCTCCGTCACATCCGACATGAGCACGTCATAGACGTTGGAGGAGAGAAGATCGGCCCCCGGCGCTTCGACGCCTGCAGTCATCAGCCTGTCAATCAGATCATCGAGCGAACCCTTGCCATCGATCTTGGCATAGGCGTCGAGGTTCTTGCCGTGAACCGTCAGGGACGAACCGTCGAAACTTACGTCGAGGTCGGCAAAGCCGCCGGTCCTCGTGACGCGCAACTTGTCGGGGCGGGTCAGGTTGGCAGTCCCGGAGCTTACGAACTGGAGTTTCTCGAAGGCGGGCGTCACGGCTTCGAGCGACGATTGATAGGTGAAGGAGATCGTCTTCTGCGCCGTCAGAAAATCGGACATCGTCTTCAAAAGTGCCTTCGCATCATCGGCCCGCGCGCTCGTCGGCGCTGCGAGGCTGGCGGCAAGCGAAGCGTAGAGGAGGATCCGCTTCAATCGCGGCAAAGGGAAAGTCGATGACATGGCAATGCCTTTCGTTCGTGTCATCATTGATCTCATCGAATTGCGGACGGCAGCTGGCGGACCTGCCGCAGCCGGCTATGAAATGTGAGAGATGCAATGCAGGCAGGCGGACAAAGTGTCGTTGCCGGCCTCTGCGGCATCGCGCGCCGAATTTCTGGCTGGTGCGCGACGCTTTCTTTCTGAGATCAGGTTTCAAATGGGCGCTACAATCCCGAGGTCAGCACGCGATGGCAGGCAGGCGATACGCGCTGCAGATTGTCCCGCAGACAGGCAATGCCCCGCCCTCCTCCCAAGGGCACCATGCGGCACAAGGCCCGGAAGTCCGCACCGCAGGTTTCCCGCAGGATCATCACTTCCTCACGCGGGGAGAAGGCTGGCATCATCGCCGGAGGAGCCGGCGTGATCGCACTGGTAGCCGCCGCATCGCCGGCGGCGACCGGTGCCCCCGATCCCCCTATAGCCGCAACTGCTTGCTGACATGGCGCCGATAGAGCGGCATTATGCTGTTGCAGACAGCTGAGAGCCGCCGCACCGCCCGGCGCGACCCCGGAACATTGCGCCATGAAATCGCGCTGACAGGCCGATTTGACCGCATTGCGCTGCGCCTGCGTCGGCTGATGCGCCGGCGTAGCGGTCGTGGGCGCAGGGGTGGCCGTCGCGGTATTTGCAGGTGCCGCCGGCGTTGGCTCCGCAGATGTCGACTTGGGTTTGACGTTCACCGCAGAAACCGCCTTCCGGCAGCCTTCCGAAAGCGCAGCGCTATGCTGCTGCAGGCAGGTCAGCGCCTCGATACCGCCCGGCGTCACCCCGGAGCATTTCGCCATGAAATCGGAACGGCACTCGGCCCTGATCGCCTCGCGCTGCTCTTCGGTCGGCGCTTGCCCGGATGCAATTCCGGCGAAGAACACAATCGCGCAGAACGCGGGCAACGCGGAGATTGCCGATTGAAGACGATGCTTCCCGTGTGGAGAGGCTGTTGGAGAAGATCCCCATCTTCGCATGATTCCCCCCTGTAAATTTTTGATCTACTTCATGAAATCGACTGCCATCGAAATAGGAAAATAGGCGCCGCCGAATGGACGGACGTTACTTGCTACTATGGAAATATATGATGCGCCCGAACTACGTATATTAGAATATTAACCTTTTAGCAACTATTTCGTTGTCACTCGAAAATCGATGAAAACTTGCACGGATATTGTTTCTACCATCCAGAACGACAAAAGCCCGCACGAGGCGGGACTTTCTGAGCTTTGCTTGCTGGGCAGGTTTTGAACCGTTCGCTACACTTGGTCCTGATTGGCAGCCACCGGCAATTTGCCCTCGTCCGAAACACGGGCTTCGGTCTGCCGGGCGGCAGAGACGAGTCGGCGCTGTGCGCGTATCGCGTTCCATTGTTGGTCGATCAGGACGCCGATGAGGATCACGCCACCCATGACGGCGAAATTCAGCGACGACGGGATGCCAAGCAGATTCACGAGATTCTGCAATTCCTGGAGCAGGACTGTTCCGAGCACGGCGCCAACGATCGATCCCTCGCCGCCGCGGAGCGAAAAGCCGCCAAGGACGGCAGCGGCAATTGCGTAGAGTTCATAGAACTGGCCATGGCTGGCCGGCGAGATCGAGCGCGTGTACATGGCGAAATAGATTGCCGCGAGCGCCGTAAGCAGTCCGCAGATGACATAGGCCGATAGCACCATCCGGCCGGTGCGGATACCGGAATAGCGGGCCGCCTCCTCGTTCTTGCCGATCGCATAAAGATAACGCCCGAAGACAGAGCGATGCAGCACCACCCACATCACCACGGAAATGATGACGAGCGCTATGAAGGTGTTGGGAACGCCGTACAACCGTCCCGCGGTCAGGAACTCTAGGTACGGGAAATTTTGGCCGAACGCAAAACCCGCCGTTCCGTCGGCCGTATAAAAGCGCGCTGCGCCGCGATAGATAAGGAGGCCGCAGAGGGTGACAACGAAGGGTTGCAGATTCAGCCGAGTGATCAGCCAGCCGTGAATGGCGCCGATGACCGCGCCGAGCACGAGAATGAGTGGTAGCGCCAGAATCCATGGCATATCTTGGACCGCGACGAAATCGACAAACAGCACACCAAGAAGCGCGACGAGCGAACCGACGGACAGTTCGATCCCGCCTGTAATGATGACGTAGGCCTGGCCAATCGACAGGATGCCGAACAGGCCGATCAGGTTGGCGGTATTCGCCAGGTTGATCGGCAGCAGGAAGCGCGGATTGATGATCGCGACGACGATGCCTACGACGACGATCAAAAGCAGCAGTCCAAGATCTTTTTTGATCATTCCAGATCCATCCCCCGATATCTGACTATGTTGCCGCGGCGGCTATTTTACGCGTTTGCCGACGGCAAGCAAAAGGACGCTTTCCTGACTGAATTCGTCCTCATCGAGAATGCCGGAGATCTGGCCCTCATGCATGACGGCAATGCGGTCAGAAACCCCGATCACCTCTTCCATGTCGCTGGAGATCATCAGGATCGCGACACCGGCATCTGCAAGCGCCCGCATCAGGCCGTAGATCTCGTTCTTCGCACCGATATCGATCCCGCGTGTCGGCTCGTCGAAGATCATCACCTTTGGGCTCATAGACAACCATTTGGCAAGCACGACCTTCTGCTGGTTGCCGCCGGACAGAGTGCTGGTCCGGCTCGAAACAGAGGGCGCCTTGATGCCGAGGCGAACGCGCTGCCTTTCGGCGGCCGCCGTCTCGCGCTCGGCGGACAGCATGAAGCGGCTGGCGAGCGTGGGGAGATCGGCAAGGGTTATATTCTGGGCGATCGGGAAATCAAGAAGAATGCCGTTGCGCTTTCGATCCTCCGGCACCAGGAAAATGCCGCGAGCAACAGCGTCCCGCGCGGAACGGACGGCAATTTGCTGCCCGTCCTGCAGGATAACTCCGCCGTAACTGCGATCAATGCCAAAGAGCACCCTGGCAAGCTCGGTGCGGCCGGACCCGACAAGGCCCGCAAGTCCGAGGATTTCTCCATACCTGATTTCCAGATCAACGGGATGGCCGGGATAAGCGGCAGTGCGCACGGCGCTGACCTTCAGCGCAACTGCGCCGGGTGCGCGCTGCGGCTTTGCGGTACGGGCCGCAAGCATCCGGCCAATCATCAGCTTCACCATTTGGTCGTGGCCGATGTCCTTCTTGGCGAGAGTGCCCGCAAGCGCGCCATCACGGAGTACGACGACGCGGTCGGCCACGCGCTCAACCTCGTGGAGCCGATGCGAGATGAAAATAACGCTGATGCCATCCGCCTTCAGCAATTTGATGATGCTGAGCAGCCGCTCGGTTTCAGCCAGCGGCAGGCTGGAAGTGGGTTCGTCTAAGATGACGAGCCTCGCGTTAATGGACAGCGCCTTGGCGATTTCCACCATCTGCTGCTCGGCCAGCGACAGCGACGCCACAGGTGTGTCAGCGGAGAAATGCGCCCCCACGCGCCTCAAGAGCGGCTTCACCATCTCCCTTAGTCGATCGCGATCGACAAGCTTGAGAGGCCCCGCCTTCAGCGGTTCGCGCCCCAGGAAGATATTGGCAGCGACGTCGAGATTCTCAAAGAGATTGAGCTCCTGATGCACGAAGGCGATGCCGGACGAGATGCTCGATTCCACAGTGAGGAAACGAAGCTCCGCCCCGTCGAGCCGGATCGTGCCCCGATCGGGTGCGACCACACCGCCGAGGATTTTCATCAGCGTCGATTTTCCAGCCCCGTTTTCGCCGACGAGGCCGATGACCTCGCCTGGCATGACGTCCATTGACAGGCCTTCGAGCGCAACGACGCCTGGATAGGTCTTGCCAACGCCGGAAAGCGAAAGGAATGGCGTTACGGGCCCGCCCGGTGACGGCATGTCGGAACTATGGTTCATCGGCTGTCCATGGCTGCTGATGCTGACGGCATGAAACGCCTCTCGCGGCGGCGGTGAGTGCCGCCGCCGCGAAAGCGGCTATTTACCAGCCATGGCCTTCAGGTTGGCAGCATATTTGTCGACGTCGTCCTTGCCGATGATGACAGTCGGGATGATGATCAAGCCATCGGCGGGGATGCCGGACTTGTCGCCCTTGAGGTAGGCGGCCATCAATTTCATGCCCTGATAGGCCCATTCGAACGGCTGCTGAACGACGGTTGCCGCGATCGTGCCTTCCTTGACACCGCCAAGTGTGATCGGATCGTCATCAAAGCCGACGACAGTGATCTGGCCGAGTTTACCTGCGTCGCGCAGCGCCTCATAGATGCGCGGCGTGTTGTAGGAGTAGAAGCCGACCATGCAGGTCAAGTCGGGGCTGGCGACCAACGCATCCTCGACATTCTTCTTGGCGCGTGTCTGGTCGATGTCGTCACCGCGAACATCGACAAGCTCGATCTTCGTACCCTTGAGCCCTTCCTTCATTCCTTCGATGCGTTCGCGGGCGTTATCGGCACCCAGGAGACCGACGAAGCCCATGCACTTACCACCGTCCGGCATCGCCTTTTTGGCGATTTCGGCGGCCTGTTTCCCGGCGTCGACGTTCGAAGAACCGATATAGGCGACCCGGTTGGTCTTCGGTGCGTCGCTATCAGTGGTGAAGAGAGCCGTCTGCGAGCCGATCTTGTTGAGGCCGTCTGTCTGGGTCTTGGGATCGACGGCGGAGACCATGATCCCCTTGACGCCGGCGCTGACAAGATCTTCCATGAGACGCTGCTGAATGGCGACAGCCGCCTGCTCAGGATATTTCAGTTCCATGTTGTAGTCTGGCATCTCGGCCTGCGCCTTCTTCACGCCTGCCTCGGCGGCTTTCCAGAAGTCGGAAGCGCCATTGACGACGAATGCCAATGTCGGCTTGTCGGCGGCGTATGATGCAGCCATCGGCGCCGCACTCAGCATCAACGCGGCGAAAAACAAGGCAGCATTTTTCCGTTTCAGCTGTTTCATAATACTCCTCCCAGGGGCCGCGATTGCGAGGGCCCGTTCGCGACTTGCGGCCGGCCGCATGCACGCCCCCTCCAAGGGCCGTCGCCAGGCGACTTGTGGCATAGATGCCGATCGCACATCGACGGTATACCAGAATCTGAATTAGTAAATAGTAATATTAATACCGATCGAAACATGTCGATGCTGGGTCAGATCGACGATCTTCGAGTTCGGCAATCAGACCCGCCGACGCCGCGACATCGCGGACCCCCAGAACAATATCGGAGCCTGCTGCGGCACAGGCAAGTGCGCAAGCTCGGCCAATGCCACGGCTTGCTCCCGTCACCAAAGTCACTTTACCGTCAAGGCTGACGTCCGGCGCATTTTTCCGCATCGCGATGCCTCCCTCGATGAAGCTCATGACAGCATCGGCGTGCGGGCGCCAGATGGCGAGCCGCAACGATCGCTGAGAAGCGTTGCAGCGCCACGATAATCTGGAGCGGCTGTGTGCCGGGAGAGTTTGGCCTGCAACGGGTAATTTCCTCCGGAATTGTTAGAGTCCGGCCGACTAAGGACGGACGAATGAAGAAGCAGAGACGAGCGGATTGGCGCGAAGGTGGCCGACCTCTGCCGCAAGCACCGGATTCGGACGCGACGTTTTATAACTGGAGAGCCAATACGGCGGCGTGGAGGGCGAAGCGAGGCGGAAGAGCAAATGATCCGGTGAACTTTTGCCCCCCGAACGAGGCGAAGCGGCTGAATGCGCTTGAGGAGGAGAACGTTAAAGAAGCCCGCCGCCAAGCGAGGAGCCATCGCGCATCTGGCCATCATGGGTCTCTCGGCGCGGCGCGCCTGCCAGGTCATATCCGTTGATTAATAGCATAACGTTCGCATCATTCCTTCAAAATTCGGCTTCCCGCGACATCCTTTTGTTTCCAATGATTTTTCATGACGAGAAGTACTGTGGGACGCAGCCGATGGCGCACTAGAGACGTCATGCATCGTGCACGATGAGCAAAGAATAGAAAGTACCAATAAAATTGATATGTTCTGTAGGGCGTTCACATTCGCACTCCACACTGAGCACTAAATCGGCGTTATTGCGAGCGTTTGTGGCGCTAGGCAATGGTTGGGGACCTCAATGGTTACACATCGTCGGCCAGCACCAAGCTTGCAGGCGGCGCCACATCTTCGTCACCCACCACGATTGCCGAGATGTAGGAAAGGGCGTTCTTCATGCCGTTCACCGTATAAGGCTTCTCGATGGCGCCGAGAGCGCCTGCAAAACCCTTAGGGATCTTCTTAATGTTTCCGCTCACGAATACGTAGGGAATGCCTTTGGATGCTAGGTCGCGGCCGACGTCGATGCCCGTTTGACCGTCCTGAAGATGAACATCGACAAACGCAAAATCCGGGCGCTGCGCTTCCATCAGATCGCGGGCCTTCTCGCGGTTCATTGCGGTCCCGGTCACTTGGTGTCCGGCCATCTCGACCTCGCTTTCGAGCTCCATGGCGAGCAGCATCTCGTCCTCGACAATCATCACCTTCAATGCGCGCGCTCCTGTACGTCGACCAGCAGCGTCACATCGACGGTCGTTCGATGCCCTTCGATCCGCTTCTCGATTTTCGCGTCGACCTGCTTGGCGGAGGTTTCGAGGAGAATACGACCAATCTCGGCCATGTCCGCGTCAACCTCTACCGGTATCGAGGTGTCCTCCACCCTAATGAGAAAATGGCCGTTTAACCGCTTGACGACGACATGGATGTCGCCGCCGCCGTCGCTCAAGCCGCGACGGACGGCGTCACCGACGAGCTCGTTGACGATCAGCGACAGCGGGGTCGCCTTTATGGCAGGCACATAGAGCGGATGCAGATCAAGCGTCAGTCGGATATCCTTGCGCCCAACAGCCTCAACTAGATCGGTGACAAGTTCCCTTGTGAAGTCCGCGACATCGAACCGGGAGACGTCTTCCAGCGTGAACAGCTTCCTCTGGACCGTGCTCAAGGCCTCTACCCGGTTCAGAACGGACCTCAAAACGCGCTTCTGGTCTTCGTCCCTGGTGATACGGGTCTGGAGCTTTACGATCGAGGCCATGGTCAGCAGGTTGTTCTTGACGCGGTGATCGACCTCGTGGACCAGAAGCGATCTCGCATTGAGCTCAGCCTCGAGCTTCTCGGTGTGGGCGGCGACTTCCTCTTCGGCACGATGACGTGCGGCCGCGAGATCAGCCTCCCGGGACTTCACGTTGGTGAAGTCGAGTTGCGAGGCGAAGAAGTAAACGACCTTCTCGTTATCGTCCCGGACCGGAGATAGAAACAGCGCGTTCCAGAACGGCTCGCCATTCTTCCTGTAGTTTAAGATGTCGACGGCGATATCGGATCCGGCGCTGATTGCTGCCCGGATGCGGGCCACCGTTGCCGGGTTCGTCTCCGGGCCCTGCAGAAAACGACAGTTGCGACCGACTGCTTCGCTGCTCGGATAACCGGTCAACTTTTCGAAGGCGGCGTTGCAAAAGATGATGGGATTGTCGGGCTGGTTTGGGTCGGTGACGATCATCGGCATGCGCGTAGCCTTGAAGGCCGCCGCGAATGGGTCTTCGCGAACGTGACGGGCAACAAGGCGCTCTCCGGCATCTCGCGCTTCGGCTCGATTTCGATCGTGTTCCTGCATGATAGCCTGCTG
Encoded here:
- a CDS encoding sugar ABC transporter ATP-binding protein, which encodes MNHSSDMPSPGGPVTPFLSLSGVGKTYPGVVALEGLSMDVMPGEVIGLVGENGAGKSTLMKILGGVVAPDRGTIRLDGAELRFLTVESSISSGIAFVHQELNLFENLDVAANIFLGREPLKAGPLKLVDRDRLREMVKPLLRRVGAHFSADTPVASLSLAEQQMVEIAKALSINARLVILDEPTSSLPLAETERLLSIIKLLKADGISVIFISHRLHEVERVADRVVVLRDGALAGTLAKKDIGHDQMVKLMIGRMLAARTAKPQRAPGAVALKVSAVRTAAYPGHPVDLEIRYGEILGLAGLVGSGRTELARVLFGIDRSYGGVILQDGQQIAVRSARDAVARGIFLVPEDRKRNGILLDFPIAQNITLADLPTLASRFMLSAERETAAAERQRVRLGIKAPSVSSRTSTLSGGNQQKVVLAKWLSMSPKVMIFDEPTRGIDIGAKNEIYGLMRALADAGVAILMISSDMEEVIGVSDRIAVMHEGQISGILDEDEFSQESVLLLAVGKRVK
- a CDS encoding response regulator, yielding MKVMIVEDEMLLAMELESEVEMAGHQVTGTAMNREKARDLMEAQRPDFAFVDVHLQDGQTGIDVGRDLASKGIPYVFVSGNIKKIPKGFAGALGAIEKPYTVNGMKNALSYISAIVVGDEDVAPPASLVLADDV
- a CDS encoding ABC transporter permease, which codes for MIKKDLGLLLLIVVVGIVVAIINPRFLLPINLANTANLIGLFGILSIGQAYVIITGGIELSVGSLVALLGVLFVDFVAVQDMPWILALPLILVLGAVIGAIHGWLITRLNLQPFVVTLCGLLIYRGAARFYTADGTAGFAFGQNFPYLEFLTAGRLYGVPNTFIALVIISVVMWVVLHRSVFGRYLYAIGKNEEAARYSGIRTGRMVLSAYVICGLLTALAAIYFAMYTRSISPASHGQFYELYAIAAAVLGGFSLRGGEGSIVGAVLGTVLLQELQNLVNLLGIPSSLNFAVMGGVILIGVLIDQQWNAIRAQRRLVSAARQTEARVSDEGKLPVAANQDQV
- a CDS encoding DUF2092 domain-containing protein, producing the protein MSSTFPLPRLKRILLYASLAASLAAPTSARADDAKALLKTMSDFLTAQKTISFTYQSSLEAVTPAFEKLQFVSSGTANLTRPDKLRVTRTGGFADLDVSFDGSSLTVHGKNLDAYAKIDGKGSLDDLIDRLMTAGVEAPGADLLSSNVYDVLMSDVTEAKHISSAFVDGVECEYLAFRTPEIDWQIWIQSGPQPIPRRYVITSKHVVQAPQYTIQISDFKSGADVAAVSYTIELPASAKTVDLSELQSLDELPEAASTGEVK
- a CDS encoding sugar-binding protein, translating into MKQLKRKNAALFFAALMLSAAPMAASYAADKPTLAFVVNGASDFWKAAEAGVKKAQAEMPDYNMELKYPEQAAVAIQQRLMEDLVSAGVKGIMVSAVDPKTQTDGLNKIGSQTALFTTDSDAPKTNRVAYIGSSNVDAGKQAAEIAKKAMPDGGKCMGFVGLLGADNARERIEGMKEGLKGTKIELVDVRGDDIDQTRAKKNVEDALVASPDLTCMVGFYSYNTPRIYEALRDAGKLGQITVVGFDDDPITLGGVKEGTIAATVVQQPFEWAYQGMKLMAAYLKGDKSGIPADGLIIIPTVIIGKDDVDKYAANLKAMAGK
- a CDS encoding PAS domain-containing protein, whose amino-acid sequence is MQEHDRNRAEARDAGERLVARHVREDPFAAAFKATRMPMIVTDPNQPDNPIIFCNAAFEKLTGYPSSEAVGRNCRFLQGPETNPATVARIRAAISAGSDIAVDILNYRKNGEPFWNALFLSPVRDDNEKVVYFFASQLDFTNVKSREADLAAARHRAEEEVAAHTEKLEAELNARSLLVHEVDHRVKNNLLTMASIVKLQTRITRDEDQKRVLRSVLNRVEALSTVQRKLFTLEDVSRFDVADFTRELVTDLVEAVGRKDIRLTLDLHPLYVPAIKATPLSLIVNELVGDAVRRGLSDGGGDIHVVVKRLNGHFLIRVEDTSIPVEVDADMAEIGRILLETSAKQVDAKIEKRIEGHRTTVDVTLLVDVQERAH